The stretch of DNA TGAAAATAGTGAGGCCAAAAACCCTAATAGATATGccaatttttatatttttcttctatttgtgAGTGTAGTAAAAGGTACCTTAATAGCTAAATCAGCAAATACAACAGAACCATCCTGGATTGTGACCTTAAAGGTCACATTCAGATGTAAGTGAGAGATATTTTAGGTGAAGGAGTAGGAATTCAGATCACTGAAGACAGCACACCCTCGAATGTCACAGGtacaaaagaaaagcttaaatAGTGAGTCATTCCCACTCGTCCTGCTCCTGCTAAAACAGGGGCTGTGTGGCACTAATGCTATGAAAACCCAAAACATCCAGAGTGTGCTACAGCCATGAAAATGGATGAGGAACCAATAATTTGTCCTGTGGTCATTTCAAATTTCTGCCTTAGAGAAAATGAACAGCCAATACATGCGGCACGAGGTGCGGGGGTGCGAGACCAGTGACCTGAGGAACTTCTGGGAAAAGACCATCGAGCAACAAACTCGGTACCTACAAAACGAGAAGGAACGTCAGCGAAGAAGTGCTCTGACAAAGTGGGTAATCTGCACCCAGAAAGGTTAtttgattttgcattttaactgttgggggttttttttgaggagaaGTGATACGACAAAATCAGAAAGTCGCTTTCATCTATGGAAAATAAGCTTTCCAAATTGGCATGGTTAATGTTTCTAAGCTGTGACTTCTCAGGATAGGAGAATAATGGGCCCAAAACACAGAACTTTCTGGAGTTGTCAGGACAACATCTAACAGTGCAGGCTTGTCTTGAACAGAAAGGCTTGTGTTCAGAGCAGAGCTAGCACAGAGATGTACCTGGCCTACATTCCTTCCCTGAGGCCTTTTTTTTATAAGAGTAGTGCCTGAATTATTTAGGactgttttatttatgtagGGCAAATCCATTGTAAAGCAGATGATCCAAGCATACTAACTGACTAAGGCAACCACCATTCGTAGCCATATTTACCTCAGTCAGTCACATTTACTGTAATCAGTCACAATGAGAAAGACCAGTCTGCAACCAGGTCAGTGCTTCTACTTCTTATTATATCTCTGCAAGTGGAAGACATATACAAAGACatatattttagttatttattatAGTTATTTTGGCTGGAGATCATTCGGtgagaaagcattttttcagaGTCTCCCTCATACCTCCCTGCACTGATGTTTGAACACTAAAAGCAAGGAGGGCCTTACGTTAATAACCCCAGATGAAGGAACACTAGCATGTCTCTAGCATGTTTTATCCATCTGCAACAAACCTGATCTCAATGCTTCACCTCCTCACTCGGgaaattccttccttttctatttGAGTAAGTCTTTCTGTGGTGCCTAGAAACtaccaaaaggaaaacaaagtgcCAGCTGTCGCCTGAAGGGGTCTGTTGTGGGTCTAACAGAAGTTTGAACATGAGCAAACCCAGCCGGGTAGcgctgaggaggaggaggggaccGGGGAGGTGCTGGGTGCTGTGACCCAGCAGGTGGCAGGAGATCTCCAGGGCCGGTGACAAACCCCTCTGGCACACAGGCGATGGAGAGGTGACAATGAAACACAGAGCTCAGGTGAGCCCTCACCCGGGTTTATCCAGCCAAGAACTCCGCAGGGGCAGGAAGATTTGCATGACAACTGGGAAAAAGAATCGAAATCTGTTCCCTGTAAGAATATGGGGACAAGCTGATCCGTGTTTCTGTCCCTAGGCTCAGAAATGAATGGatggagaggctggaaaaacGGATAAAGATGTTGAGGACCCAACCTGAAGACCCATCTAGCTGAAGATCCCACACCCATTACATGTGCACGGatggggggggaagaaaattattttgtaggAAAGTGTGATGGTGTGATGTAAAAGCTGAAGTCAATCTTACTTTGTGGCTTAAATGAGCTATAATTAATTAGCTGTCATTGTTAGAAGTTTCATATGTGAAATCTCAATTACTGTTTTAAGATTATGCATCCATCCCCTCGTTTGATAAATGGAAAAGGTAGTGCTCTGAAGTATTTAACACTAATAAATCATGCTTCACTGAGTTGTAGATGGCTAGAAAAAGAGTTTCACGGTTTTGCTCAGCAAATGCATTTCCTCAACATTTCAGGTTTCTGTATAGGCTGACTGTAATATAATGAATTTAGATTGTTTAATGAATAatagagattttaatttttaacacagcagagcccagctcagaATGAGGAAGATGGGACATGCACAGACAATGCCACCACATCCCACGTCATTAGTGGAGCCTAAATTGTGGGAATTAGAGATCCCAGATGCCCTATTAAAAGTCTGTGAAGTTGTGAATATATGTCCTGACAAATAGTCTCTGTGAGACACCTACAAG from Chiroxiphia lanceolata isolate bChiLan1 chromosome Z, bChiLan1.pri, whole genome shotgun sequence encodes:
- the LOC116780699 gene encoding protein FAM240B-like; the encoded protein is MNSQYMRHEVRGCETSDLRNFWEKTIEQQTRYLQNEKERQRRSALTKLRNEWMERLEKRIKMLRTQPEDPSS